A single Atopobiaceae bacterium DNA region contains:
- a CDS encoding dihydrofolate reductase: MSQHMNAVVATCDDWGIGHKGQLLVANHDDMRHFVSLTTGGTCIMGRKTQEGLPGARPLKNRRNIVLTRDEATPREGFELAHGVRDALRMTAQDEDVWVIGGEAVYRTFLPYCERVFVTRNRCTRPADAFFPDLTKIPGWELEETHPGGVTDEGVPFSFETYLRIID; encoded by the coding sequence GTGTCGCAACACATGAACGCCGTCGTCGCCACCTGCGATGACTGGGGAATCGGCCACAAGGGCCAGCTGCTCGTGGCGAACCACGACGACATGCGCCACTTCGTGAGCCTCACCACTGGCGGGACCTGCATCATGGGCAGGAAGACCCAGGAGGGGCTTCCCGGCGCGCGTCCCCTCAAGAACCGCCGCAACATCGTGCTCACCCGTGACGAGGCCACGCCTCGCGAGGGATTCGAGCTGGCGCATGGCGTCCGCGACGCACTCAGGATGACGGCACAGGACGAGGACGTGTGGGTCATCGGCGGCGAGGCCGTCTACCGCACCTTCCTCCCCTACTGCGAGCGCGTCTTCGTCACGCGCAACCGCTGCACCCGCCCAGCCGACGCCTTCTTCCCTGACCTCACCAAGATCCCCGGCTGGGAGCTCGAGGAGACGCATCCAGGAGGGGTCACGGACGAAGGGGTGCCCTTCTCGTTCGAGACCTACCTCAGGATCATCGACTAG